The Haloferax volcanii DS2 DNA segment GCCGACGCTCGGCGCTTCGTCGTCCGCACGCAGGAGGGTCGCCGGGTCGAGGCCGACCACGTCGTCGCCGCCGCGTGGTACGACGGCGACTACCTCCGCGGCCTCGACGACGACGACGCGATGTTCGAGGAGCACGACCACCACGGCGAGGTCCACGAGCAGTTCGATTCCGACTACGCCGACGACGACGGGCGGACTCCCGTCGACGGACTGTACGTCGCCGCGCCCTCGGGCGACCGGAACGCGCAGGTCGGCATCGCCGTCGGACAGGGCGGTCACGTCGCTCGGTGTCTCATCGAGGACCGCCGGCGCGAGCGCGGCTTCCCCGGCGACCTTGCGGCCCACTACGACTGGCTCCGAGCCGACACCGAGTTCCACGGCGAGTGGGGCGACCGCGACCGCTGGCGCGAGTGGTTCGACGGCGAGGTCCCGGACGACGCCGACCTCGACGACGAGCGCCTCGCGGAACTCCGCGAGTCCTACATCGACCGGGCGTTCGACACCCGCCGGACCGACCACGAGGTCGAGGCCGCGGAGCCCCGCGGCATCCGGCGACTCGTCGAGACCATCGGCACCGAGCGCGTCCTCGACGCGCTTCCCGACGAGGCGCTCGCTGACTACCTCGACGGGCGCGAACTCGGAGGTGTCGAGCAGTGAGCGGGACGACGCCGACCGAACAGTCTTCCGGGTCGGTGCTGACCCGGCTGTTCGGATGGATTGACGGCTCGCTCGTGTCGCTTTGCCTCGCCAGTCTCGTCGTCGTCGTGGCCGGCGGCCTCGTGCAGGTCAGCTTCGGCGCGTTCTCAATGACCATCGCCGAGGCGTGGCGCGCCGTCTTCGACCCCGCGGTCATCTTCGACCCGCAGGTCTGGCAGGTGTTCCTCCTCGGCGGCGAACTTCCCGAACTCGGTCGCCGGACGCTCATCGTCTGGAACATCCGGCTTCCGCGGGTGTTCGTCGCCATTCTCGTCGGCGCGAACCTCGCAATCTCCGGCGCGATTTTCCAGGCGGTCACCCGGAACGAACTGGCGAGTCCGTTCATCCTCGGCGTCTCGTCGGGGGCCGGACTGCTCATCCTCCTCACGCTCGTCGTCTTCTCGGGACTCGTGGCGTACCTCCCGCTTTTGGCGGCGCTCGGCGGGATGTTCGCGTTCGTTCTCGTCTACCTCATCGCGTGGAAGAACGGCACCTCGCCGGTCAGGCTCGTCCTCGCGGGCGTCATCGTCGGCACCGTCTTCCAGAGCCTCCAGACGGGGCTGTTCTTCTTCGTCGACGACATCGGCGTCGTCCAGTCCGCTATCGCGTGGACGACCGGGTCGCTCACCGGCACCGACTGGGAGCAGGTCCGCATGGCCCTCCCGTGGTCCATCATCGCCGTCGGCCTCGCGCTCGGAAGCTCCCGCCAGCTCAACGTCCTGCTTCTGGGCGAGCAGACCGCCCGCTCGCTCGGGATGTCCATCGAGAAGGTCAGATTCGCCCTCTCGGGCGTCGCGGTCCTCGCGGCCGCGGCGAGCATCGCCGTCGCCGGCATCGTCGGCTTCGTCGGCCTCGTCGTCCCGCACCTCGTGCGGAACGTGGTCGGCAGCGACTACAAGCGCCTCGTCGTCGGCTGTCTGTTCGCCGGCCCGGCGCTGATGGTCGCCGCCGACGTGGGCGCGCGCCTCGCGCTCAACCCGATTCAGCTCCCGGTCGGCGTCGTCACGGGCCTCGTCGGCGGGCCGTACTTCCTCTACCTCATGCGCAAACAGCAGAACATCGGTGAAGTGTGATGTCGAACCAGCAACCAGAGAACCCCAAACAGATGGCACAACACGGCGAAACAGACGCGAATACGAGCGGAAACGAGCGCGTCGAAAGCGACTCCGACCGCGAGAGTGCGCTCGCCGGCGACGCCCTCGAACTCTCGTATCCGACGAGCGAGGAGCCGGTCGTCGAGTGCGACCGCATCGACATCCCGCGCGGCGAAATCACGGCGCTCGTCGGGCCGAACGGCTCCGGCAAGAGCACGCTTCTGAAGTCGCTCGCCAAACAGCTCTCGCCCGACAGCGGCAGCGTCTACCTCGACGGGAAATCCATCAGCGAGTACGACGACAAGGCGTTCGCCCGCGAGTTGGGGATGCTCTCCCAACAGCACGACTCGCCCACGTCGCTCACCGTCGAGGACCTCGTCTACCACGGCCGGTACCCCCACCGGAGCTTCTTCGAGCAGGTCAGCGACGACGACCACGAGGCGGTCGAGCGCGCCATCGACCTCGCGGGCGTCGAGCACATCCGCGACAAGCAGATTGGCAACCTCTCGGGCGGCCAGAGCCAACTCGCGTGGATTGCGATGGTGCTCGCACAGGACACCGACGTGCTCCTCCTCGACGAGCCGACGACGTACCTCGACTTACACCACCAGCTCCGCGTGCTGGAGACGGTCCGCCAACTCAACGAGGAACGCGACGTGACGGTCGCGGTCGTCCTCCACGACATCGCGCAGGCCGCGCGGTTCGCGGACTACCTCGTCGCCATGCAGGACGGCGAACTGTACGACTGGGGGCCGCCGCGCGAGGTCGTCACCGAGGAACTCCTCGCAGACGTGTTCCGCGTCGAGGCCGCGGTCAACTACTCGCCCGACCCGGAAATCGTCCCGAAGCGCTCGCTGTAACGGTTCGACGCTCTTTCTCGCCGCTCAGTTCAGTTCCGTTCAGTTCTATCGCCTCGTCACGACTACCCCGACCGCCCGGTGCGCCTACTGGACGGCGACGATTTCGATGTCGAAGACGAGCGTCTTCCCCGCGAGTTCGTGGTTGAAGTCGACTTCGACCTCGTCGTCGCGGACGGCGGTCACGTCGCCGTGAAGCCCGTTTTCGGCGTGGACGTGCAGGCCGACCTCGGGCGTCTCACCGACCATCCCCTCGAACGTCTCGGCGTCGTAGGTTCGGATTCGGTCGGGGTCGAACTCGCCGTAGGCGTCTTCCGGCGGGACGGTCACGGTCGCTTCCTCGCCGGCCGACATCCCGACGACGGCCTCGTCTAGCCCCGGAATAATCTGGCCCGCGCCGACGACGAACGTCTGGGGGGCGTAGTCGTCGCGGTCCTTCTCCTGGGCCTCGAACAGGCCGTGTTCGACCGCCACCTCGTACCGCGAGGTGTTGAAGACGGTCCCGTCTTCGAAGCGTCCGACGTACGCGAGCGCGACGCGGTCTCCCGACTCGATTGCCATAGCGGGGGTCGGCGGAGGACGCGCATAAAAGTCGCCATCGAGGCATCCCACCGGGGGTTCGCGTCACCGTCCCGTACTCATCTTCCGGGCGTGCTGCGGGGGGAGCCGAAGCTCGTCGAGGCCGGGGAGGTGTTCGATGTTGTAGACGACTTGCAGGTCGTCGGTCACCGGGAGGCTGATACACGACAGCCGGACGCCTTGGTCCAGCATCTCCTCGGAGAGGATGTGGTTCGAGGGCATCTTCACCTCGCCTGCGACGACCGCCACCGCGCAGTTCGCACACGCCCCGCCGCGGCAGGCGAACGGCCAACTGTGGCCGGCGTCCTCGGCGGCCTTCAGGAGGTTGGTCCGCGGCTCGACGAACACCTCGCCGTAGGCGTCGCCGTCGAGGCCGCTTTCGGCGGCTTTCTCGAAGAGGTCGTCGTCGGTGAGCGACCAGCCGCGCTCGGTGACCACGTCGTAATCGAGGAACTCGACTCGCGCCCCACGCCGTTCGGGCTCTGGCTCCGAGCCGGAGTCGCCGCCAGCGCCCTCGCCGCCGGTTTCGGCCCCGCTTCCGGCGTGGCCGTTCCGAGCGGCATCGGCGTCGTGCTTTCCATTTCGGGTCGCCTCCTCGTCGGTCGGTCGGCGGCCGTCCGTGTCGACGGGTTCGAGTTCGTCGCCGGGTTCGTAGCCGCCCCGAATCGCCTCGTATGCCGTCCGAACCGCCTGAAATTCCTCCGCCGACCCGCCGTGGTCCGGGTGGGCCGACTTCACCCGCCGACGGTACGCGTCGACGAGTTCGTCCTCGTCTGCGTCCGGGTCGATGCCGAGCGTCTCGAACGGGGAGTCCACATCGGGGCTAGTAGGAACTCGCGAGCATAAATCCACGGCCACCGGCCGTCTCGTCGTGGTTTAGTCCTCGAATCAGCGCGTGACGGGGACGACCGATCGCGGCCGCGAGCCGCGGCGGTTTTGTAGCGGGCCTCGCTTGCTTCGGGTGTGAGACGCGGGGTTCGGTTCGTCGTCGGCGCGGGACTCGGTATCGGAGCGCTCGCGGCGTACCTCTGGTACGTCGGCCCGGAGGAAGTCGGCTCGCGCGTCGCGGCCGTCGCCCCGTGGGCCGTCGCCGCCGTCGGCGTTCTGATGCTCGCCGAGGCGACCGTCGACGGCCTCGGCGTCTGGGCGTCGGTGCGGCCCCTCCGAGGTGGGCTCTCGGCGCGGGCGAGCGTCCAGTTCGCGTTCGCCGGCGACTTCTTCGACGTGCTCAGCCCCGCCGGGCCGGTGAGTTCGGAGCCTATCATGGCGCAGTTCTTCGGCGTCGCGACCGAGACCAGTTACAGCGAGGCCCTCGGCGTCCGCGGCGTCGCCAAGTACGTCAAATCCGCGGCGCAGCTCCTCCTGTCGGTCGCGCTCGTCGGCGTCCTCTTTCTCGACGCGCCGGCGTCCCGGTTCGTCCTCGTGACGCTCGCTGGCGCGGTCGCCGCGCTGGTGGTCGTCGGCGCGGCGCTCGTCTGGGCGCGGGGCGCGCTGTCGATGGTCGTCGTCGCGGCTCTGACGCCGGTCGTTCGCGTCGTCACTGGCGTCACCCGCCGAACCCCGCTCGGCCGCGACGCCGTCGCCGGCGCGGTCGAACGCTTCTGGGAGCGCGTCGTCCAGTTCCGAGACGCGCCGGAACTCCTCGGCGTCATCGCGCTCAGCGGCGTCTTCGAGCAACTGCTCACGTCGCTCGCGCCCTGGGTCGCGCTCGCCGGCACCGGCACGACGGTGGCGCTTATCCCCATCGTCGCCGTCATCCCGCTCCCGCAGGCGGCGAGCGTCGTCCCCGTTCCCGGGAGTCTCGGCGCCTACGACGTGCTCCTCGCGGGCGCGCTCAGCCTCACGACGGGCGCGCCGGCCGCGGGGGCGGCCGCGGCGGTGCTCGTCGTGCGGACGTTCGAACTCCTCGTCTCGCTCGGCTGCGGCGGCGTCGCAACCGGGTTCCTCCGCGGTGTCCGGGCCTGAGGCGCACTGACCACCCCCCGGCCCCCCGTCGCGGCGGCGTGAGACGAGAGGAGAGGTGAGGAGAGAAAAACGAGTCAGTCGGCGGCGTGTTCGTGGATGGGGACGCTCGCCAACCCGACCGCACTCGACGCGGAGGACACCGACAGCGTCGCGTGCCAGCCGCTCTCGGTTGACGTGACGTGCAGGGAGACGGGCCTCCACGACGACGTCCGCCGGTAGAGTTCGAGGACGACCGGGAGCACCGGAAGCCGCCCCTCGCGCGCCGAGAGCGCGTAGTCTTCGAGGGTCAGTTCCGCGGCCCTCGTCGTCGCGTCCGGGCCGGACCGCCACGCAGAACAGGTGTACGATTCGACGAGGTCGAGCCGTTCCATCTCCGCCAGCGTCGCCGCCAGCGTCTTCGTCGCGTCGGGCCGCGACGCGAGGTTCGAGGCGGCGCGCTCCAGCACGTCCGCCTGTTCGGCCGACGCGAGGTGGACGTGGAGCGCGGTCGCCATGCTCTCCAACAGGCGCAGACAGAGGTCGTCCGCGCTGGACATCGTCTCCGCGAGGTCGAAGTACGCGTCCATCACCGCGGTCTCGACCGCCCGGTGGTCGGCGTCCACGAGCGCCTCGAACACCGCCGCCGCGACCCGGTGACAGAACTCGACCCGTTCGGAGCGGTCTCCGTCGGCCGCGCACTCCGTTCGGCCGCCCGCGTCGGTTCCGAGGTCGCAGGGTGGCTCGGGGAGTCCGGGCGTCGCCCCGGCGGTCGCCCAGCCCTCCGCGGTCGCGGTCGCGCCGCCGAAGCCGGAGCGACTGTCGTGCTCCGAGACGATGAGGTCGTAGTACGGGACGTTCGGGTCGTACCGCCGGAGTGCGGAGCGATACTTCCTCGCCGCGCGTGCGGCGGCCTCGGCGGTCTCGCGGTCCTCGAACCGGAAGCCGTCGACCGGAACGGGTCGCTCTCCGGTCCGTCCGCAGACGAGCTCGTACGTCCCGTCGTCGCTCGCGAGCGATTCGATGTGGGTCCGAATCTGGGTGAGTGTCGTGCCGACCATGATGTCTCAGTGCGTTGGTTCGCGGGCCGTCGCCGTCCCGCGGTCCGTTCGTCGCTTGCTCGACACATTGTTTAGGTAGGCCTAAAACGTATTGGTTCGGGCGGTCCGCGGAGCGGCGAGTCGCGTCGCCCGCCGCCGCGTCCGGCTCCGTTCTGCGAACCGTCTCGCCTCCCGGCGGTTCGTTCCCGTGGCGCGGTCTCTGTCGGTGTCTCCCGTTCGACGGCGGTCGTGACGCTCGCTGTCACCCCCGAATTTGGGTCTAATTTGTGCCTCTCTCGGGGGCAACTCTGCGTCGAGTTCGGGGAACCATTATCCGCCGCTCCGAGAGTAGCTTCGATAGATGACGCACTCGACGAACTGCGGGACGAACACGCCCTCGATGGTCGGCCGCGGGACGACCGCGCCGGTCGCACGGACATGACGAACCACGCCACGAGAACGCAGGCGCTCCAGCAGACGACGACAGATACACGTCACGAACACCGGCGGAGCAAGACGGGAACGCAGATGAGGCAGCTGCTGTGGTGGCTCGTCGGCGGGACTCGCGGCGGGAGAAACCGCCTCAGAATCATCCGCGCGCTGCACGAGCGTCCGATGAACACGAACCAGCTCTCGAACGAACTCGACCTGAACTACAAGACCGTCCAGCACCACCTGGAGATGCTCACGGAAAACGAGGTTCTCACCACCAGCGGCGAGGAGTACGGTAAGCTGTTCTTTCTGACGCCGGCGATGGACGACAATCTCGACCTCTTGGACGACATCGCAGAGCAGACCGAACTCGGAGACGAAGACGCCTGAACCCGTCTCCCGTCGCAGGCGCTGCGGGCCGAGATGGGGCTCGACCAGCCCCTGCCGATGCAGTACGTCGACTGGCTCGTCGGCGTCGTGCAGGGCGACTGGGGGATGTCGCTGCGGACGAACAACAACGTCTTTTCCGACATCGTCGCTCGCCTGCCCGCGACGCTCGAACTGACCGTC contains these protein-coding regions:
- a CDS encoding FAD-dependent oxidoreductase, whose amino-acid sequence is MTDQGTELDSADVVVVGGGPSGCAAAVFTARYGLDTVVFDRGNAALRRCAYLENYLGFPAGIGVDTFTALMHEHLAEVGADYVADMVVSVERPGDESEVAAASEGESDAFDADARRFVVRTQEGRRVEADHVVAAAWYDGDYLRGLDDDDAMFEEHDHHGEVHEQFDSDYADDDGRTPVDGLYVAAPSGDRNAQVGIAVGQGGHVARCLIEDRRRERGFPGDLAAHYDWLRADTEFHGEWGDRDRWREWFDGEVPDDADLDDERLAELRESYIDRAFDTRRTDHEVEAAEPRGIRRLVETIGTERVLDALPDEALADYLDGRELGGVEQ
- a CDS encoding FecCD family ABC transporter permease, which encodes MSGTTPTEQSSGSVLTRLFGWIDGSLVSLCLASLVVVVAGGLVQVSFGAFSMTIAEAWRAVFDPAVIFDPQVWQVFLLGGELPELGRRTLIVWNIRLPRVFVAILVGANLAISGAIFQAVTRNELASPFILGVSSGAGLLILLTLVVFSGLVAYLPLLAALGGMFAFVLVYLIAWKNGTSPVRLVLAGVIVGTVFQSLQTGLFFFVDDIGVVQSAIAWTTGSLTGTDWEQVRMALPWSIIAVGLALGSSRQLNVLLLGEQTARSLGMSIEKVRFALSGVAVLAAAASIAVAGIVGFVGLVVPHLVRNVVGSDYKRLVVGCLFAGPALMVAADVGARLALNPIQLPVGVVTGLVGGPYFLYLMRKQQNIGEV
- a CDS encoding ABC transporter ATP-binding protein, encoding MSNQQPENPKQMAQHGETDANTSGNERVESDSDRESALAGDALELSYPTSEEPVVECDRIDIPRGEITALVGPNGSGKSTLLKSLAKQLSPDSGSVYLDGKSISEYDDKAFARELGMLSQQHDSPTSLTVEDLVYHGRYPHRSFFEQVSDDDHEAVERAIDLAGVEHIRDKQIGNLSGGQSQLAWIAMVLAQDTDVLLLDEPTTYLDLHHQLRVLETVRQLNEERDVTVAVVLHDIAQAARFADYLVAMQDGELYDWGPPREVVTEELLADVFRVEAAVNYSPDPEIVPKRSL
- a CDS encoding FKBP-type peptidyl-prolyl cis-trans isomerase, with the translated sequence MAIESGDRVALAYVGRFEDGTVFNTSRYEVAVEHGLFEAQEKDRDDYAPQTFVVGAGQIIPGLDEAVVGMSAGEEATVTVPPEDAYGEFDPDRIRTYDAETFEGMVGETPEVGLHVHAENGLHGDVTAVRDDEVEVDFNHELAGKTLVFDIEIVAVQ
- the fer gene encoding ferredoxin Fer; translation: MDSPFETLGIDPDADEDELVDAYRRRVKSAHPDHGGSAEEFQAVRTAYEAIRGGYEPGDELEPVDTDGRRPTDEEATRNGKHDADAARNGHAGSGAETGGEGAGGDSGSEPEPERRGARVEFLDYDVVTERGWSLTDDDLFEKAAESGLDGDAYGEVFVEPRTNLLKAAEDAGHSWPFACRGGACANCAVAVVAGEVKMPSNHILSEEMLDQGVRLSCISLPVTDDLQVVYNIEHLPGLDELRLPPQHARKMSTGR
- a CDS encoding lysylphosphatidylglycerol synthase domain-containing protein; translation: MRRGVRFVVGAGLGIGALAAYLWYVGPEEVGSRVAAVAPWAVAAVGVLMLAEATVDGLGVWASVRPLRGGLSARASVQFAFAGDFFDVLSPAGPVSSEPIMAQFFGVATETSYSEALGVRGVAKYVKSAAQLLLSVALVGVLFLDAPASRFVLVTLAGAVAALVVVGAALVWARGALSMVVVAALTPVVRVVTGVTRRTPLGRDAVAGAVERFWERVVQFRDAPELLGVIALSGVFEQLLTSLAPWVALAGTGTTVALIPIVAVIPLPQAASVVPVPGSLGAYDVLLAGALSLTTGAPAAGAAAAVLVVRTFELLVSLGCGGVATGFLRGVRA
- a CDS encoding DUF7551 domain-containing protein, translating into MVGTTLTQIRTHIESLASDDGTYELVCGRTGERPVPVDGFRFEDRETAEAAARAARKYRSALRRYDPNVPYYDLIVSEHDSRSGFGGATATAEGWATAGATPGLPEPPCDLGTDAGGRTECAADGDRSERVEFCHRVAAAVFEALVDADHRAVETAVMDAYFDLAETMSSADDLCLRLLESMATALHVHLASAEQADVLERAASNLASRPDATKTLAATLAEMERLDLVESYTCSAWRSGPDATTRAAELTLEDYALSAREGRLPVLPVVLELYRRTSSWRPVSLHVTSTESGWHATLSVSSASSAVGLASVPIHEHAAD
- a CDS encoding ArsR/SmtB family transcription factor, whose product is MRQLLWWLVGGTRGGRNRLRIIRALHERPMNTNQLSNELDLNYKTVQHHLEMLTENEVLTTSGEEYGKLFFLTPAMDDNLDLLDDIAEQTELGDEDA